One Aegilops tauschii subsp. strangulata cultivar AL8/78 chromosome 2, Aet v6.0, whole genome shotgun sequence genomic window, TGAGATTCTATGATGTGCCTTGGGACAAGCAAACTTGTGCGTATGGATGGAGGATTGGCAAGCTATTGGGGAAGGTCTTGGCTGTAGATGCGGATGACTCGGGCACTATGGTACGTGAGTTTCTTAGGGTCAGAATTGAGCTACCACTTAACCGTCGCTTGCAGATGCAAGTATCCATTGGAATCAAGGGAAGTGCACACGAACCAGAAAAGTATGAACTAAGGTATGAGAGGGTGCCGCACTACTGTTTTTGGTGCGGTTTCATTGGCCATGATGACACGGAGTGTGAGAAGAAAAGATTGGGGGTGCCAAAGAGGGAGTATGATGACAGGTTGAGGTGCTCTCCTCTGCGTAAATTTGAACACCGCCCAACGAACATTCCAGCAGGGGCAAAGCCTACATCGGCAAGGGGCCTAGATTTTTCCTCAGGCGGCATGGGATCACCAAATCTGGGAGGTGCACCAATGGGTCGAAGTAGTAGACGCAGCATGCAGATGGAGCAGCATATACCTGAACGTGTGGATGCTAGGGATGGTTTTGAACATCAGGAGAGAAGGGGTGAACTGGTAGTGGATGCGGCCTTAGCTGGACAGATTCGGGCCATGCATATGCGCCTTAATAGAGAGATTCCTGAGTCGAGTAATATGCATGAACGTGGCGGCCGTAAGCAACATAAAACTGCTGGGCGCGGGCCAGGAAGGATCCCTATGCCCATTCCACTGGCATGTAAACCTCCAGTAAAGATGTTTGGACCGCTGGATTTGATGCATTCACCAGATATGATACCGTCTATGAGAGGCACTGATTCACTTGTGGTTTCATATGGACCATCTGATGTAGTCATGTCTGATGTTGAGTCGGTCCTTGGGAAGCGTCAGGCCCTTAGTGATGCTGATCATGAGGAGGAGCACCAGGGGCATACACATGTGGTGGATCAAGACAGGGAAGAGGAGGGTGGAAAATCTAAAAAAGGCAAAGTCAAGAGGACAGAGGAGGCTATTGAACTGGACATGGGGGCGAAGGGAGAGGTGGATATGGAGGCAACCAGCCCAGGGGCCGCTGGTAAACTGACGGGGCCATTTGTGGCGCCCCGTCAGGAGCAATGAATTGTTTAAGTTGGAACTGTCGGGGTGTTGGGAATAAACGGACAGTTCGGGATTTGGTGGCTTTGGTTAGGGCTACTGAATCAAAGATTGTGTTCCTGTGTGAGACCAGACAAAGTGCAGAAAAAGTCCGTCGTCTTCGTGCTAGATTGGGTCTTAGAGGTTTTGCTGGTGTCGACAGTGTTGGGCTTAGTGGGGGTCTTGCTTTGTTTTGGTGTGATCAGATGTACGTGGATGTTAAAGATTCGAATGAAAGATATATTGATGCGTATGTGCGTGTGTCCCCCAGTGCTCCGATGTGGCGTTTAACTTGTGTTTATGGCGAACCACGTACGGAAAACCGTCATCGTATGTGGGCAACAATGCAAAATCTGAAAGTGCAGTCTGATCTTCCTTGGTGTGTCATAGGGGATTTTAATGAAGCTCTCTGGTCCTTTGAACATATGTCAGCCACCCCAAGAAGTGAACCTCAGATGCAAGCCTTCAGGGATGTACTGGAAACTTGTAATCTGGTGGACTTGGGGTTCCAAGGCCTCCCATTCACATATGATAATAAACAGCGTCGAAACAGAAACGTTAAAGTGCGGTTGGATCGAGCGGTGGCGGACAACAACTGGCGTAATTTATTCAGTGCTGCCAAGGTGGTCCATCAGGTATCACCTTGTTCTGACCATCTTCCTATTTTACTAAAGTGTGTTGCCGATGAAGAAAAGGTATACAGGCCGAGTGTTAGAAGGTATGAAATTTTCTGGGAAAGAGATGCAAGTCTACAGGAAAGAATTGCCAATTCCTGGGAGGAGGCCGGTGCCAAGTTTAACCTTGGTGATGTCCGAGCGGGGCTCAAGAGTTTATTACTTAATCTGCATGCGTGGGGAAAGAAAAGGTTTGGTAACGTCACTAGAGAGCTTGAGAAGTCCAGAACTAAATTAGAAGAGCTGCTCAATATGAATGCGAACAGAGATGAAATAAAAAAGGTCTCTGACCATATGAATGAATTGTTGTACCAGGAGAAAATGTTGTGGCTGCAACGGTCGCGCATCGACTGGCTAAAAGAGGGCGACCGGAATATAGAATTCTTTCACAGGAAAGCGGTTTGGCGTGCTCGTAAGAATAAGGTGAGAAGTTTAATTGATAACAATGGTGTTGAACATGCAGATCACAAGGCGATGGGTGGCCTAGTGCAAGAATATTTTCAGAACATCTTTTCCAAGGATACGTCTTTGAACCCAACTCCGGTGGTGAACCTCTTCGAGCCTGTGGTCACTGATGCGATGAATGTAAATCTGTGTGCTGAATTTTCGGAGAAGGAGATAGCTGATGGGCTCTTTCAGATCGGCCCCTTAAAAGCTCCGGGAAGTGATGGACTGCCGGCACGTTTTTTTCAACGAAATTGGAGTATCTTCAAGGACGAGATTGTCAGCGCGGTAAGGAAGTTTTTCCAAACTGGAATTATGCCCGAGGGTGTCAATGAGGCCATCATTGTTCTCATCCCAAAAACTGACGAGCCTAAGCGGGTAACGGATTTTTGGCCTATTAGTCTCTGTAACGTAATATATAAGATAGTGGCCAAGTGCTTAGTCAATCGCCTTCGCCCTATTCTGGATGAGATCATTTCACCGTTTCAGAGTGCATTTGTACCTGGCCGGCTGATTACGGACAACGCACTGTTGGCGTTTGAATGTGTTCATGCAATACATCAGGAGAAGAAGCCGGATGCTAGCTTTTGTGCATACAAGTTAGACCTATCTAAGGCATATGATAGGGTTGACTGGGGATTCTTGGAGCGAGTGATGGTCAGGTTGGGTTTTGCTCATCGTTGGGTGCAATGGATCATGACGTGCGTTACCACGGTGAGGTATACTATAAAATTTAATGGAACTCTTCTTGAATCGTTCGCACCGGAGCGAGGCCTCCGGCAAGGTGATCCCTTATCGCCATTTCTATTTCTATTTGTGGCTGATGGGTTATCTGAGTTGCTCAAACAGGGAGTGAGAACAAATGCTATAGAGCCGCTGAAAATATGTCGTGGAGCCCCGGGGGTCTCGCACTTGCTATTTGCGGATGACACGCTTCTCTTCTTCAAGGCGAACCAACAGCAGGCAGGGGCGGTGCAGGACATTATTCATGCTTATGAGAGTGCCACGGGACAGCTAATCAACCCGGCAAAATGCTCAATACTGTTTGGATAGTCATGTCCACCTAATGTACAGGAAAATGTGAAACAGCAACTACAAATCATGAAGGATCAGTTTGAGGAGAAATACTTAGGACTCCCGACTCCGGAAGGCCACATGCATAAAGGGAAGTTCCAAAATTTGCAAGTAAAATTGATGAAGCGTATATGTATTTGGGGCGATGGATATATGGCTCAAGCTGGCAGAGAAGTGTTGATCAAGGCGGTGGCACAATCAATCCCCACGTATATCATGGGCGTCTTCAAGCTTCCATTCTCTGTGTGCGATGATCTTACACGGATGGTCCGGAACTACTGGTGGGGCTCAGAGAAAGGGAAACGGAAAACTCACTGGATGGCTTGGGATCAAATCATCAAACCCAAAGCGATGGGCGGCCTTGGGTTTCGGGATTACAGAATCTTCAATCAAGCACTCCTCGCTCGGCAGGCATGGCGTTTGTTGATCAACCCGGACAGCTTGTGTGCCCGGGTCTTGAAAGCGAAATATTATCCTAATGGGCGACTAGAGGATACTGTTTTTGCAGGCAATGCTTCATCGACGTGGCAGGCCATTACGTATGGACTGGAGCTCCTAAAAAAAGGTCTCCTATGGAGGATCGGTGACGGACAATCTGTTCGTATATGGCGCGATCCGTGGCTGGAGCGGCTAGGGTCGTACCGGCCGATATCACATGTCGGAAGGTGCAGGCTTCGGCGTGTAGCTGAGCTGATGGACGATCGTGGCATGTGGAGAAGGGAGTTGTTGTAGCAGTACTTTACACAGCCAGACGTCGTCGAGATTATCAAGCTGCGGCCCTCACCGAGGATGCATGATGTCCTAGCCTGGGGGCCGGATCCGAGAGGCATTTTCTCCGTCAAATCAGCCTATAAAATGGGGCTGGAGGAAAAACTGCGCGCATCTTCATGCGCGGCGAGCAGGGCACCGGACGGCAATCGTGCCGTCTGGACGGCATTGTGGAGGTGCCCTGCTCCACCTAAGGTACGGGTCTTTGGTTGGCGGATAGCAACTAATTCTTTGGCAACTATGGAAAATAAGCATAAAAGAAATCTGGAACATTCTGATGTTTGTGTCATGTGTGGCGTCGAGCGGGAGGATACCTTTCACGCCATGTGTAGGTGCCCTATGGCGTGCGCCCTATGGGATGCTATGAAGGAGTCATGGCCTCTTCCAGACCTGCGGAGGGTGTCCAATACCGGCGAAGAATGGCTTCTACATCTCCTGAATAACAGCACGGAATTGCAACGCTTGGTCATTCTGATGACCTTTTGGCGAGCTTGGCACTGTCGGAACGAAGTCATACACCACAAACCGGCACCACCAATCGAGAGTTCAAGGAGATTTCTGAATAGCTACATCGACTCCCTGATATGCATCAAACAGCAACCACAAGGAGACTTGGTGAAAGGGAAGATGGTGGTTCAGAAGGTGCCACAAGTGGTAAGGCAATCAGAGGTTCAGTCTAGTGTTACACCTGAATCTACATGGGTAAAACCACCACCTGGATGGGTGAAACTGAATGTTGATGGGTCACATATCCCTGGCGAGTGTACTGGAGGTGCGGGCATGGTCTTGAGGGACGACACGGGTGCCATCATCTTCTCGTCGTGTCGGTTTCTTCGATCATGCCACACACCAATGGAGGCGGAAATAGCAGCGTGTCTCGAGGGCACGTCCCTGGCGCTGCAGCGTACAGAGAAACCCATAATTGTGGAACTAGACTGTAAAGAAGGAGTGGTAGCTTTGACGGACAGCGGAGTTAACAGGTCTTCGTTGGCCGGGTTTATCGAGGAGACGAAGAGGCTATTGCATGGAGTACGGCGTCATGTTTTTGCCCACGTCCGACGCACGGCCAACATGGCCGCGCATTGCATGGCTCAAAGAGGACGTACTAGCCAACGTACGATGGTTTGGCTGCAAGCTGGGCCTGATGATTTATGTTCTATTTGTGAAAACGAGTGTACAAACATTACTTAATTAATGAATGCTCgtttcacccgcaaaaaaaaagtacACGTCGCTATATACATGTGTTTTTTTCACAATTTTTTAATCTTCAAATTTTGTTTTGAACTTTTCGAAATTTCAAGCTCCATGGAGCTCATGATCCAAAAATCTACTCTACACCAACAGGTTGTTGCCAAGGAAAAAAGTTATGGCGGAAATAAGATGGATAAATCACTTTAAACTTGCTATCTTACTCCATCCGCCTCACCACCAACCGCGTTGCAGTTGgagtgtactccctccgttccaaattactcatcgtgattttagttcaaatttgaactaaaaccacgacgagtaatttgaaacggagggagtagtagtgttGACTTTTCAGTATTATTCACGCACATCTTGTAAACAAAAAAACCGTGATAAAAGTGAAACGAAGTGTCTAAAAAATGGCTGAGCAAACCCATAAAGCTTGAAAGTTACATGTTTTTTTAAAGATCCAACAATTGCTGGCTTGGTGTTCACCTGCAGCAGCCAACAACTCTAACATGAACCACACTCTTGATCTTTGCACTCCATCGCTGAAGGTGACTGCCACACAAACAAGTATGCACATGAGGTGCTCGTCACACCCTTCCCTCAAAATCAAAACTTCTCAAAAAAAAAAGTATGCACATGAGAATATCTTGAACATTAAACCTAAAATTTCTCTCAAGATCTAAAAACTACATTTTTTTTTGTGCTTTTTGGCCCCCAAAACGACTTCAACAACACACTTAAATCTGCATGGGACCTTTTTTATTGGTAGCCATTAAATTTGGCTGCCCAAGGCCAATATTTGGGTTCTTCATCTGGTGCTACCAAAAAACACAAAAGCATGGCGCCAACCCCAACCGTTGCTCTCATAACACAACACCTGCTACGTGTTTTAAATGAAAGAAACTATTCTAAAAGGAGCTTGAGATCCAAATATCCATTTTTGCATCCGAGCTCATCGGATTTTGATGAAGAGTAAAATCAAAAGAAATACTCGGAAATAAAAAAAACAGCATTTTTTTCATGGAAGATGTTTGAGTGCCGAAGGTCCGTGACAATTTTAGCGCGTTTGGAGCTCTGAGCAAAAATAACAAAATCGGCCGTGCACAAACAGTAAACTTTTTCACATACCTTTTTTTGGGGCTGGGAGTTGCTCAGATGTCCAAACGCGCTGAAAATTGGCACAGACCTCACACACTCAAACATCTTCTATATAAAAAGCAGTTTATATAtatttttctagtatttttttCAATTTAACTATTCATAGGCAGGAACAACTAAACTCGGGAGCCATTTAGCCGCTCTCCTACAGATCAGACTGCTAACCCTTCGGTCGAGAAGTAAAGGCCCAAAATTCCAAGGAAGGCAAGCCCAACCTCATTATTGTAGGCATGTGGGGTGGGCTGTCGGATATGCAACCTAAATTATACTaataaggtacacgtgcattgcacgcatgagatttggcaactaAATTATAAATAAATACCACACTAGCAtataagctttgagtcatatatgcatgacgtagatgttcgtttaattcttatagttcatctcattcaaaatcaattagttttataaaaaaattaatctattttaagattcatggcaTTGTGCactgtaaagcataaagtaaaaacaaataatgacaattcatttagaaaaaaaggtttgggcaattatgatacggaagattctaaaacaaaggagaagtgtttgtgttttgaggtttgtgcattatgatTATGTTCaacatggagtcttctagattgtacatgtggcagaatctggtgaaatgtagatgatatccaacggccagtagtgctcggatttgccatctctgcatcgtcggattggcttcatccaacgattatctttcaaagttattcgcatactatataggggtatagatgcTGAGAGCCTTACTAACCAGCCTAGATTCATCAAGCATCTTGCTTGTGGGGTGGGTTGTTGGGTATGCAACCTATAAGTTGTGGTCGCGACTGTTTGCTGGGATGATCAAGGCCATTTTCTTAGGTCTTCATCGATTACATATGCGAGTATTTCGATACTTGAAGCCCTGGCATGCAGGGATGCCCTGGCTTTAGCTGGCGATCTCATTGCTAGACGCATTTTAATCTCCTCTGATTGCCAAATGGTGATCAAGGATCTTGAGGAAAACGTTGGAGTGCGACATGGTATGATCATCAGGGAAATCGAGGCCCATGCGGAGGAACACACTTTTCTGGGATCGTTGGCTGCACGGCCGGAGGATTCAGGAAGTGGCACCTACTCCGTAGTTTATATGCGAGGGTCAGATCGAGGGCTCGCGCTGAACGCACTGTTCACCAGGCCTTGTCATCAGGCGATTGGGCTCGGGACATCGGGCCAGAGCTTAGCCCGGAGCTGATAAAGGAATACCTTGCGCTTTGGACCATGAAGGCCAGGGAATGGATTGATGATGGGCAGTGGACTCCATTGGGTGGGCTTAGGAGATCGATGGCCGTTACTCGACTAGTTCATCCTACGCTACCAAGTTCTGGGATAGAGAGGTGGTGCCGACGGCTGATTTCACATGGAAGTCCAAGGCCCCCCTACAATGTAGGTTCTTCACTTGGTTGGCGCTCAGGAATAGATGATGGACTTCAGATCACCTAGCACGGCGTGGATTTGATCACCAAGAGGCGTGCCCGTTCTGCGATCAAGAGGAGGAAACCATACAACCACCTCCTGCTTAACTGCGTGTTTGCACGGGAAATATGGAGCATGGTCTGCCGAGCCATGGGTAAGCAGGAATGGACCCCAACTGGGAGGTTGACCCTCTCGGGGTGGTGCCATGACAAGATCGGGACGGGTCGCAGCAAGAAAGATACGCGAGCAATCATTATTGTTGTCTTGTGGGAATTGTGAAAACATCAAAACTCGATCTTGCTCGACGGGGCAACACCGTCAAGAGACCATGTAATCTCTTGATTAGAGAGAGAGGGTGGAACATAGAAGCTAGCTGGGATCCTTAGTGGAGAGGTAGATGCCTTCCTCGGGGCGTTGACGAGTGGGCGTTGACGAGTGGGATATCGCGAGTAGATATGACTTAGGAATTTCGGTGGCCTTGGGTGGACTTGGGTTCATTGAATATGTAACACCAACGTGGATGTTTTTTTTCCATCTCCTTTAATATAAAGTACACACTAGTGGCATATTCAAGAAAAAAAATAGCTTGATCCATGAAAGTAGAAATAGAAATTTTGAAACAGATAGTTTAGAAAAGTTTTCCCTATCTCTAGATTTTGGGAGACATGATCGGCTGCGAGCACGCCCAGTTTTCAAACTTGGAAAAGCCCTACGCGTCCAGGCCGCGGAGGAAAGCATTTTTTTTCCTACTGTACTATATACTCACCGTAAACACGGGCAGAAATGAACAACGGAGCCCGGCAGGCAGCATCAGCATCTCTCGGACGGATCCACGGGAGGCATCATGGCATGGGAGATGGGGAAGGAGATACGTACcggccggcgtcggcgagcggcAGGCCTCGTGTCCAGGGCGCGAACTGGCTCTGTAGCCGAGCCACGGTCACGCCGCCACCTCGGTCTCCACGGCGACAGCGCGCGCGGCACCAAACCTACATGCACGCGCGCCTTCCTCGATCCGGCCGGCGAACCATCACGGTCCGGCACGCGTACGTGCGTCTCCACCGACTCCCGCCGTCCGGTTCTCTCTTTTTTAACCGCGCCGCTGTACGGACCTAGGCGATGCGCGCCGTGCCGTGCCGTGCCGTCCTCGGGTGAAAGAACGGCGGTGGGGAAGGTACGTCGTGTCCC contains:
- the LOC141041103 gene encoding uncharacterized protein, translated to MQNLKVQSDLPWCVIGDFNEALWSFEHMSATPRSEPQMQAFRDVLETCNLVDLGFQGLPFTYDNKQRRNRNVKVRLDRAVADNNWRNLFSAAKVVHQVSPCSDHLPILLKCVADEEKVYRPSVRRYEIFWERDASLQERIANSWEEAGAKFNLGDVRAGLKSLLLNLHAWGKKRFGNVTRELEKSRTKLEELLNMNANRDEIKKVSDHMNELLYQEKMLWLQRSRIDWLKEGDRNIEFFHRKAVWRARKNKVRSLIDNNGVEHADHKAMGGLVQEYFQNIFSKDTSLNPTPVVNLFEPVVTDAMNVNLCAEFSEKEIADGLFQIGPLKAPGSDGLPARFFQRNWSIFKDEIVSAVRKFFQTGIMPEGVNEAIIVLIPKTDEPKREKKPDASFCAYKLDLSKAYDRVDWGFLERVMGVRTNAIEPLKICRGAPGVSHLLFADDTLLFFKANQQQAGAVQDIIHAYESATGQLINPAKCSILFG